The following DNA comes from Chryseobacterium gallinarum.
TAAAAATCAATAGCATGAAATCGATAAAAGAAATATTATACGTCTTAAGTCTTCCTTTGATCATCACATTGATTATGGCTTTCAAAGGATTTGCAGATGACCAGAAATTAGAAAACATCAAAGCAAAAAATTCGGGTAAAAGCTTCGCCGTCGTCGAACTGTTTACTTCCGAAGGTTGCTGGAGCTGCCCTGCTGCAGACGAACTGATCGCTAAGCTCGAAAAGAATAACGAAAACAAGAAACTTTTTATTCTGGCATACCATGTAGATTATTGGGATCATCAGGGATGGAAAGACCGTTTTAGCAAAGACAGGTTCACAGAAAGACAGAAACAATATGCAACGTGGATGAACCTAGGGACCTTATACACGCCCCAGATGATAATCAATGGCAAGACAGAAACAGTTGGCTCCGAATCCACCAAAGTATTACGCAGCATTCAATCGGCAATGCTGGAGACCCATGCGGAAAACCTGATTGTAAAAATAGAAAAATCCGAAGGTAAATCTATTCAGATCAGCTACACCTCGAAATCAGCATCGAAAAACTCAACAATTCTCATGGCACTTGTTCAAAAGAAAGCCTCCTCGCAGGTGTCAGCAGGTGAAAACGCGGGAAAAGCGCTATCACATGTACAAATTGTACGGGACTTGCAAAGCCGAACACTTCAAGCCAATGGCAGCTTCTCATTCAAACTTCCGGATACCAAAGAAGATTGGGAAATTATCGCTTTTGAACAGAACCAAAATTCTGGAGAAATCATTGATGCGACCAGCGTAAGCTTATAAGGAGACCCTGTCCAACTCAACACCAAAAATTCTTTATTCAACTTTCAATATGTCCGGTTCAACGCCTTTGATCTTTTCGGCGGTCATTGTTTACTATAATTTTATCGAAACAAAAGAGAAAATATCATGAAACACGCAAAACAAATAAGAATATTACCCATTGCATTCCTCTGTATCTTAGCAGCTTTTATAGCCTTACAGTTTTTCAATGCGCAGATCGAACAAAGGCCGGTAACCG
Coding sequences within:
- a CDS encoding DUF1223 domain-containing protein, which produces MKSIKEILYVLSLPLIITLIMAFKGFADDQKLENIKAKNSGKSFAVVELFTSEGCWSCPAADELIAKLEKNNENKKLFILAYHVDYWDHQGWKDRFSKDRFTERQKQYATWMNLGTLYTPQMIINGKTETVGSESTKVLRSIQSAMLETHAENLIVKIEKSEGKSIQISYTSKSASKNSTILMALVQKKASSQVSAGENAGKALSHVQIVRDLQSRTLQANGSFSFKLPDTKEDWEIIAFEQNQNSGEIIDATSVSL